A region of the Streptomyces sp. NBC_00442 genome:
TGCCTGGACACCGGCGACGGCTGGATCGCCGAAGAGGCCTTCGCCACGGCCCTGCTGTGCTTCCTGCTCTTCCCCGACGAGCCCCTCACCGCCCTGCGCCGAGCCGCCTGCACCCAGGGCGACTCGGACTCCATAGCCTGTCTGACCGGCGCGTTCGCAGGCGCCCACCTGGGCGCCGCGGCCTGGCCCAAGGACTGGGCCGAGCGCATCGAATACCGCAGCGAACTGCTGACCCTGGGGGCGCTCTGGGATGCTTGAGCCGTCCTACTCCAGAGCCGACTCGCGGCGCACCCGGAACAGGAAGTCCGCGACCCGGGCCCGGTCGGGGCCGGAGGGCAGGGGGGTTTGGGTGGCCGCGTCGTCGGACTGGGTCGCCAGGGTTGCCATCCAGGACTCCACCTCGGGCCAGGGCACCTCGCCGCGCTTGACCGCGAGGAGCCGTTCGCGCTCGCTTCCGGCGTCGATCGTGAGCACGCCGGTGCGCAGCAGGTCGCGGCAGCTCATCAGCAGCCGCAGCAGATGCATCGCGTGCTTCCACCGCGGCGCGCCGCGGTGGCGCACATCGGCGTCGAGCTTCTTGCGCTGGCCGAGCGCGTAGCGCGCGAAGGTCCGGTGTGCCTGGCGGGAGAGGAACGCCTCGCGCAGGGACAGGAGTTCCCGGCCGGTGTCGTCGGCGTACTCGACCAGCGGGGAGTGCAGACACTCCAGGATGTTCGGGTTGGCGCGCAGGGCCAGTTCGCAGAACCGCTCCAGCTCCCAGCTGAACTGCTCGTCGGCCGGGCCTTCCACATGGGTGGGCGGCTTTTCGAAGTGCCAGAAGAGGGGCGTCGGTGCGAGGTAGATCCCGCGTACGTCGGTGTCGCTGTCCTCGGTCGCCAGGCCGAAGGCGCGCGAACCCATGACACAGGAGTAGACGGTG
Encoded here:
- a CDS encoding nucleotidyltransferase domain-containing protein, whose translation is MTPEELVAGHTVYSCVMGSRAFGLATEDSDTDVRGIYLAPTPLFWHFEKPPTHVEGPADEQFSWELERFCELALRANPNILECLHSPLVEYADDTGRELLSLREAFLSRQAHRTFARYALGQRKKLDADVRHRGAPRWKHAMHLLRLLMSCRDLLRTGVLTIDAGSERERLLAVKRGEVPWPEVESWMATLATQSDDAATQTPLPSGPDRARVADFLFRVRRESALE